In a single window of the Hippocampus zosterae strain Florida chromosome 6, ASM2543408v3, whole genome shotgun sequence genome:
- the cabp1a gene encoding calcium-binding protein 1a isoform X1, whose protein sequence is MSSSFPKSDSTTSLLKTSSRRPTHVQERTAESRRSHHQHHHHRPTAAALQSNGTTVEAFLSADSDVSSRRPLCQPSLSGNRDRVESARVKCRPHASDSHLDEPEPPVEEGRGVRERGAHRHHRRRKHNRDDRASAPGPPEPEPPPQPGHRRRCRECPLPRTPSLSDIHDDRTPLCDPREQKRGGLTKSDGQASRSPPSASSPVPLSSTSSRRSRRSSVAVSSASDVNLRTVLHSLFGQDRELRPEEMDELRDAFKEFDKDKDGFISCKDLGNCMRTMGYMPTEMELIELSQQINMNLGGHVDFEDFVQLMGPKLLAETADMIGIKELKDAFREFDTNGDGAISTSELRDAMRKLLGHQVGLNEVEDILREVDLNGDGLVDFEEFVRMMSR, encoded by the exons ATGAGCTCCTcttttccaaaatctgactcCACAACCTCGTTGCTGAAAACATCGTCGAGAAGACCCACGCACGTCCAGgaacgcacagcagagagccgCAGAAGTCATCATCAGCACCATCATCACCGTCCCACCGCCGCCGCGCTCCAAAGCAATGGAACCACCGTTGAGGCTTTCTTGTCGGCAGACAGCGACGTCAGCTCCCGGAGACCGCTGTGCCAGCCTTCGCTCAGTGGCAACCGCGACAGAGTTGAATCCGCGCGGGTCAAGTGTCGACCCCACGCGTCTGACAGCCACCTCGACGAACCAGAGCCTCCCGTCGAGGAGGGCCGTGGCGTGAGGGAACGCGGCGCACACCGACACCACCGCCGCCGGAAGCACAACCGCGACGACCGAGCGTCCGCGCCCGGACCGCCCGAACCAGAACCACCGCCACAGCCGGGGCATCGCCGTCGTTGCCGTGAATGCCCTCTCCCGAGGACGCCCTCTCTCTCGGACATTCACGACGACAGGACACCCCTGTGCGATCCGCGGGAACAGAAGAGGGGCGGTTTGACGAAAAGCGACGGCCAGGCCAGTAGGTCTCCGCCTTCAGCCAGCTCTCCGGTGCCGCTGTCCAGCACCTCCTCACGCCGCTCCCGGAGGTCCAGTGTTGCTGTTTCTTCTGCATCGGATGTTAACCTGCGTACTGTCCTCCATTCACTCTTTGGCCAG GACAGAGAGCTACGTCCAGAGGAAATGGATG AGTTGCGTGATGCATTTAAAGAATTTGACAAGGACAAGGATGGTTTTATCAGCTGTAAAGACCTTGGAAACTGCATGAGAACTATGGGATACATGCCTACTGAAATGGAGCTGATCGAATTGAGCCAGCAGATAAATATGAACT TGGGTGGTCATGTTGATTTTGAAGATTTTGTCCAATTGATGGGTCCAAAACTCCTCGCCGAAACTGCAGACATGATAGGAATAAAGGAATTAAAAGATGCCTTTAGAGAA TTTGACACAAATGGAGACGGTGCAATAAGTACATCTGAGCTGCGAGACGCAATGCGTAAGCTTCTGGGCCATCAG GTGGGTCTGAATGAAGTGGAGGATATTCTGCGGGAGGTTGATTTGAATGGGGATGGGCTCGTCGACTTTGAAG AATTTGTACGAATGATGTCACGTTGA
- the cabp1a gene encoding calcium-binding protein 1a isoform X2: MGLVETRVYAPLASQAANVSSGKGSSWSFLMPFFSFGMGNCLDSPLITDRELRPEEMDELRDAFKEFDKDKDGFISCKDLGNCMRTMGYMPTEMELIELSQQINMNLGGHVDFEDFVQLMGPKLLAETADMIGIKELKDAFREFDTNGDGAISTSELRDAMRKLLGHQVGLNEVEDILREVDLNGDGLVDFEEFVRMMSR, encoded by the exons ATGGGTCTTGTTGAAACCAGAGTTTATGCTCCTCTCGCAAGTCAAGCTGCAAATGTTTCTTCAGGGAAAGGGTCCTCCTGGtcctttttaatgccttttttCTCCTTTGGTATGGGCAACTGCCTAGATTCACCCCTCATAACG GACAGAGAGCTACGTCCAGAGGAAATGGATG AGTTGCGTGATGCATTTAAAGAATTTGACAAGGACAAGGATGGTTTTATCAGCTGTAAAGACCTTGGAAACTGCATGAGAACTATGGGATACATGCCTACTGAAATGGAGCTGATCGAATTGAGCCAGCAGATAAATATGAACT TGGGTGGTCATGTTGATTTTGAAGATTTTGTCCAATTGATGGGTCCAAAACTCCTCGCCGAAACTGCAGACATGATAGGAATAAAGGAATTAAAAGATGCCTTTAGAGAA TTTGACACAAATGGAGACGGTGCAATAAGTACATCTGAGCTGCGAGACGCAATGCGTAAGCTTCTGGGCCATCAG GTGGGTCTGAATGAAGTGGAGGATATTCTGCGGGAGGTTGATTTGAATGGGGATGGGCTCGTCGACTTTGAAG AATTTGTACGAATGATGTCACGTTGA